A window of Cryptomeria japonica chromosome 3, Sugi_1.0, whole genome shotgun sequence contains these coding sequences:
- the LOC131061746 gene encoding G-type lectin S-receptor-like serine/threonine-protein kinase At2g19130 yields the protein MGNICLSLLFAVTLFIQLESNSGARDTLSLGASLTGNQTIISKNGTFELGFFTPNGSNWYIGIWYAQIPQKTYAWVANRETPARNQSGVLKLSREGNLVLFDAWGASLWSVNTSNKASRAVILDSGNFLVLSDGNKSETVWQSFDNPVDTLLPGMRFGGHQKLVSWKSSLDPAPGLFSLHMDPSGAKQFVLTWNNSVQYYTTGTWDGIIFSGIPEISDKHIFNVSVEGNSSGLDFTYTLVPNFNALARFVVTKFGQGQQFSFESTGWNMFWSVPRDACAVYGPCGPYGTCDSRNLALCSCEEGFKPSDNHAWVSQDWASSGCVRQSPLNCSTDRFIDNGVTLPDDEASSYAASTKKDCQEACLRNCSCTAFAFNPPSGACQVWSGDLLNMRNSTPSKINSNVFKSRCF from the coding sequence ATGGGAAATATATGCTTAAGCCTGCTTTTTGCAGTTACCCTGTTTATTCAACTCGAGAGTAATAGTGGTGCTCGAGATACTCTTTCCCTGGGTGCCTCGCTTACTGGAAATCAGACAATCATTTCAAAGAATGGCACATTTGAGTTGGGATTCTTCACCCCAAATGGAAGCAACTGGTATATTGGCATCTGGTATGCCCAAATACCACAGAAGACGTATGCTTGGGTGGCTAACAGGGAGACTCCCGCAAGAAACCAGTCAGGCGTTTTGAAGCTGTCACGAGAAGGTAATCTGGTACTGTTCGATGCATGGGGCGCATCTCTTTGGTCAGTCAACACAAGCAACAAGGCCTCCCGAGCTGTGATATTGGATTCTGGTAATTTTCTAGTTCTGAGCGATGGCAATAAATCTGAAACTGTTTGGCAGAGTTTCGACAATCCTGTAGATACCTTGTTGCCCGGAATGAGGTTCGGTGGACACCAAAAGTTAGTGTCTTGGAAAAGCTCATTGGATCCTGCTCCTGGGCTTTTTTCCCTACACATGGATCCTTCTGGTGCAAAACAATTCGTTCTGACATGGAACAATTCTGTACAGTATTATACGACTGGAACTTGGGACGGCATAATTTTCAGTGGAATTCCAGAAATATCAGACAAACACATTTTCAATGTCAGCGTTGAAGGTAATAGCTCTGGTTTGGATTTTACTTATACGTTGGTTCCTAACTTCAATGCTCTCGCACGCTTCGTCGTGACTAAGTTCGGACAAGGGCAACAGTTTTCATTCGAAAGCACTGGTTGGAACATGTTCTGGTCTGTGCCCAGAGATGCATGCGCCGTATATGGTCCCTGTGGTCCGTACGGAACCTGTGACTCACGAAATCTGGCGCTCTGCAGCTGTGAAGAAGGCTTCAAACCCTCGGACAATCACGCCTGGGTTTCGCAAGATTGGGCGTCTAGTGGCTGTGTTCGGCAGAGCCCGTTAAACTGCAGCACTGACCGATTCATCGACAATGGTGTAACTTTGCCTGATGATGAGGCTTCCTCATACGCTGCATCCACAAAGAAAGATTGCCAGGAAGCCTGCCTCCGCAACTGTTCGTGCACCGCGTTTGCTTT